The DNA region AAAGCCCATCCGAGAGGTAAAAATACCGAAATCAACAAAAGCCATAGCTGAGATTGGAGTTGCCAACCCAGCAGGTGTACTGATCACATGTGATCTAAGGGTTGCTGACGTAGCTTCTCGCCTGTCTGAGGTCCTCCATATCGTGGTGCTCTCTCGCGTTCGCCTTTTCCACATCCGAGTCCATGTGGtcgtcgtcaccaccaaaagcATACTTGCTGCGCGCTCTGATCCTCGCGCCGTATCTCCAGAACAGAAACGGAATGGCACAGCAGGCAAGagccaagaaggccaggAAAGTACTGGCCCATTGATCACCCATCCTGTCATACATTTGCTCGGTGAAAAGCACGACACCAGCGCCCCAGAAAGATCGAATAAACGTCTTGGCAGCAAGTGCTGAAGCGGCCTGGTGCTGATAAGAGTCGACAAGATAGTTGTTGGCCGCGTTGTACAGGAAGATGAAGCCAAAACCAACGGGAAGACCAGCAAGGCAAGGGCCAACCCAGGTCAGATGTGGGTATGAAGACCAAGCAAAGATGAACATGCCGATGGGGATGAACCAGCAGCTCAGCATCATTGGAATCAAACGAATTTCGGCAGGTGGCTTTCCGCCGTGCTTGGCCACCAAAGTGAGATAGTGCTTGTTGACCCACGGGGAGCACGCGGCCGAGAGCACGACGCCGACAGCAATGGGAATAAACATCAAGCCAGTAATACCAGATGAGTACCCCTTCCTGACCTCGAAAATAATGGGGTATGCGACGAAGAACATGTACAGAAGGCCATAGAGAACCGACATGTACAGACTGATGAGGAGAACGATGAGCTCGCGGAAGAGAAGCTGGAATGGACGAATCATGAAGACACCCATGCGCTCCTTCAAGGGTCTTGGGTCGAGCTCAGCCTCGGTGACATGGCCATTGTCGCCTGTCTCCTTGCGAAGTCTCTTGGCTCTGGCGGCAAGGATGGTTGGTGCGTAAGTCTCGGGAacggtgaaggtgatgaggACCCAGACAACGAAAGAGAAGATGAGCTGAATCCAATAGAGCCATCtccagccagcagcatcagaCAAGAAACCGCCGATCAATGGACCAACTGTTCATTGTTAGCTTTGTGGTCAGACTGGAAAAAACTGGGGGATCCTTACTTGCGGGGCCAATAAAGGGGGCGGCGGAGAAAGCAGCCATGGGAACACCTCGCTCCTCGTTCCTCCAGAGATCTGCCAGGGTGCCGCCTA from Podospora pseudoanserina strain CBS 124.78 chromosome 1, whole genome shotgun sequence includes:
- the NAG4 gene encoding Synaptic vesicle transporter SVOP (COG:S; EggNog:ENOG503NTW3) — protein: MAAPTSATGQVPPYPYDSDDNAHYASIIPPEPNAASARSSADRSPETRPQVPAPAEKHGKLAGTADTRQEYKLVTFAPGDPDDPKNWSKAYKWYITMVVAVTCFVVAFCSSVVTSDVGGVQESFGVSHEAALVPISVFVVGFGVGPMIFAPLSEVFGRRIIYGSTLLLAVIFIIPCAVSKNIGTLIVCRTIDGIAFSAPMTLVGGTLADLWRNEERGVPMAAFSAAPFIGPAIGPLIGGFLSDAAGWRWLYWIQLIFSFVVWVLITFTVPETYAPTILAARAKRLRKETGDNGHVTEAELDPRPLKERMGVFMIRPFQLLFRELIVLLISLYMSVLYGLLYMFFVAYPIIFEVRKGYSSGITGLMFIPIAVGVVLSAACSPWVNKHYLTLVAKHGGKPPAEIRLIPMMLSCWFIPIGMFIFAWSSYPHLTWVGPCLAGLPVGFGFIFLYNAANNYLVDSYQHQAASALAAKTFIRSFWGAGVVLFTEQMYDRMGDQWASTFLAFLALACCAIPFLFWRYGARIRARSKYAFGGDDDHMDSDVEKANAREHHDMEDLRQARSYVSNP